One genomic window of Aliiroseovarius sp. M344 includes the following:
- a CDS encoding NAD(P)/FAD-dependent oxidoreductase has protein sequence MAKQVHDIVVIGAGIIGVSTALELQARGRKPLLVDRKGVAAETSRGNAGAFAFSEVEPLATPGIMRRAPIWLLDPLGPLSIPPAYALKVAPWMLKFWRSSWVDRYDDAVAAQTGLMQHCEAAFERQLARFGDPKMIRREGQLELYEGAAAFEQTKPKWKRRADLGIPAELLLRPDEIAEIQPGLSDRFTHAGFTPNWFNTTDPLKWTESLARRYLDQGGTFEKHDIHNITPTPDHVEIRSDKGTLLAKQVVICAGAWSHKLTAKIGDSIPLETERGYNTTFAHSSVELKTHLTFSAHGFVMSKIGSGLRIGGAVELGGLDLPPNFRRAETLVQKARDFMPEMELSDGTQWMGYRPSLPDSLPVIGPSGADARVIYAFGHGHVGLTQSAGTAELVADIAAHAKPPLDLLPYSASRF, from the coding sequence ATGGCAAAACAGGTTCACGACATCGTCGTAATTGGTGCAGGCATCATCGGCGTTAGCACTGCACTCGAGCTTCAGGCACGGGGCCGCAAGCCGCTGCTCGTGGATCGCAAAGGGGTTGCAGCCGAAACGTCGCGCGGCAATGCCGGCGCATTCGCGTTCTCGGAAGTCGAGCCGCTGGCAACCCCCGGCATCATGCGGCGTGCGCCGATATGGCTGTTAGACCCGCTTGGCCCGTTATCCATTCCACCCGCTTATGCGCTAAAGGTCGCGCCGTGGATGCTGAAGTTCTGGCGCTCAAGTTGGGTTGATCGCTATGACGATGCGGTCGCCGCGCAAACAGGCCTGATGCAGCATTGTGAGGCGGCGTTTGAACGCCAACTCGCCCGATTTGGCGATCCCAAAATGATCCGTCGCGAAGGACAGTTGGAGCTGTATGAAGGCGCTGCCGCCTTTGAACAGACCAAGCCGAAATGGAAACGGCGCGCGGATCTTGGTATTCCCGCAGAGTTGCTTCTGCGCCCCGATGAGATCGCCGAGATACAGCCGGGTCTGAGCGATAGATTCACTCATGCAGGGTTTACCCCGAACTGGTTTAATACCACCGACCCGCTGAAATGGACTGAAAGCTTGGCGCGTCGATATTTGGACCAAGGAGGCACGTTTGAAAAACATGACATTCACAATATTACGCCAACGCCGGATCACGTTGAAATCAGATCCGACAAAGGGACGCTTCTGGCCAAGCAGGTTGTCATCTGTGCTGGCGCATGGTCCCACAAGCTGACTGCCAAGATCGGCGACTCCATCCCGCTGGAGACCGAGCGCGGCTATAACACCACTTTTGCGCATTCATCGGTCGAACTCAAAACGCATCTGACTTTCTCAGCCCACGGTTTTGTTATGTCCAAGATTGGATCCGGTTTACGCATCGGCGGCGCCGTTGAGCTTGGCGGCCTTGACCTGCCGCCCAATTTCCGCCGTGCAGAAACATTGGTGCAAAAGGCAAGGGATTTCATGCCAGAGATGGAGCTGTCCGACGGCACCCAGTGGATGGGCTATCGTCCGTCATTGCCGGACAGCTTGCCTGTCATCGGGCCGTCGGGCGCGGATGCCCGCGTCATCTATGCGTTCGGCCACGGGCATGTCGGCCTGACCCAGTCGGCTGGGACCGCAGAGCTGGTGGCCGATATCGCCGCTCATGCGAAGCCGCCTCTTGACCTTTTACCGTATTCAGCCTCGCGTTTCTGA
- a CDS encoding flagellar basal body-associated FliL family protein — MVGLAAGASIGFFIKPTPEIALANPCGEGGGDTVQIEPSPAAPEVDPNSEFVKINNQFVIPIVRGERVTALVVLSLNLEVISGNREAVYLREPKLRDEFLQVMFNHANSGGFDGVFTQTSRLTNLRRALREVATSILGDVVHDVLVTNIVRQDQ, encoded by the coding sequence TTGGTCGGTTTGGCTGCAGGGGCCAGCATTGGCTTTTTCATAAAGCCAACGCCCGAGATCGCACTGGCGAACCCATGCGGCGAAGGTGGAGGTGACACGGTTCAAATCGAACCGTCACCTGCAGCACCTGAAGTTGATCCGAACAGTGAATTTGTCAAAATAAACAATCAGTTCGTTATACCCATTGTTCGCGGCGAAAGGGTAACGGCGCTTGTTGTGTTGTCTTTGAATCTGGAAGTCATTTCAGGTAATCGCGAGGCGGTTTATCTGCGCGAGCCTAAATTGCGGGATGAGTTCTTGCAGGTCATGTTTAACCACGCAAACAGTGGGGGATTTGACGGGGTATTCACCCAGACCAGTCGCTTGACCAATCTGCGTCGTGCTTTGCGCGAGGTTGCCACCAGTATTCTTGGCGACGTTGTGCACGACGTTCTTGTCACGAACATTGTGCGGCAGGACCAATAA
- the flgH gene encoding flagellar basal body L-ring protein FlgH, whose product MRPILFAVLTLFLVSACSRMNEVGKAPDLNPVEMSAEHVAMNASALPRTSPPKSSPVRASLWSGGRQSLLGDRRAQAAGDILTVVIEIDDRAEFSNSSKRARGASEEMGVPNFFGVPQSIDNDLIEGASMANAVSLSSNSSSNGNGSVKRNEKLELRVAATVIGTLPNGVLKIQGTQEVRVNFELRELLVTGFVRPEDISRQNEISYDKIASARISYGGRGQISDVQQPRYGQQITDIILPF is encoded by the coding sequence ATGCGCCCAATTCTTTTTGCAGTACTCACCCTCTTCTTAGTTTCAGCGTGTTCTCGAATGAACGAGGTAGGCAAGGCGCCCGATCTCAACCCGGTTGAAATGAGCGCCGAACATGTGGCGATGAACGCTTCCGCGCTTCCGCGAACGTCGCCGCCGAAAAGTTCGCCTGTCCGGGCATCGCTTTGGAGCGGGGGGCGGCAGTCCCTGTTGGGGGACCGGCGTGCGCAAGCGGCAGGTGATATCCTGACCGTGGTCATAGAGATTGATGATCGGGCCGAGTTTTCCAACAGCTCGAAACGAGCGCGTGGCGCGTCTGAGGAAATGGGCGTGCCGAATTTCTTCGGTGTGCCACAATCCATCGATAACGATCTGATCGAAGGCGCGTCGATGGCGAACGCTGTGTCGCTGTCGTCGAATAGTTCGTCCAATGGGAATGGATCAGTGAAACGGAACGAGAAGTTGGAACTTCGCGTCGCCGCAACAGTGATTGGCACGCTGCCAAACGGCGTTCTGAAGATCCAGGGCACGCAAGAGGTTCGGGTGAACTTTGAGCTTCGAGAGCTGTTGGTTACGGGGTTTGTGCGACCCGAAGATATCTCGCGTCAGAACGAAATCTCCTATGACAAGATCGCATCGGCACGGATTTCCTATGGCGGTCGCGGCCAAATCAGTGATGTCCAGCAGCCACGCTATGGCCAGCAGATCACCGATATTATTTTGCCGTTCTGA
- the flgA gene encoding flagellar basal body P-ring formation chaperone FlgA: protein MKALFIALLFIATASAAVSETVVAARNIRANVVITATDLKLVSSDLANGFGSIDDVVGQETRVVLYAGRPVMVNDIGPPALVERNQIVTLAYVAGPLTILADGRSLGRAGVGDRVRVLNLSSRTTVTGSVEADGTISVSNSRH, encoded by the coding sequence ATGAAAGCTCTTTTCATCGCCCTGTTGTTCATAGCGACCGCTAGCGCAGCCGTTTCCGAAACGGTGGTTGCCGCCCGAAACATTCGCGCGAATGTGGTGATAACCGCGACAGACCTCAAGCTTGTGAGTTCCGATTTGGCGAACGGGTTCGGGTCAATCGACGATGTGGTCGGACAAGAAACACGGGTGGTTCTTTATGCCGGCCGGCCAGTAATGGTGAATGACATCGGCCCGCCCGCTCTGGTCGAACGCAACCAGATTGTGACTTTGGCCTATGTCGCCGGCCCGCTGACCATTTTGGCAGATGGTCGCAGCCTTGGGCGTGCAGGGGTCGGTGATCGTGTGCGCGTTCTTAACCTGTCATCACGCACGACAGTTACCGGTTCGGTCGAAGCCGACGGCACAATCTCTGTCTCCAACTCTCGTCATTAA
- the flgG gene encoding flagellar basal-body rod protein FlgG yields MRALNIAATGMLAQQMRVETISNNLANMSTTGYNARRAEFADLHYQQMAHAGTINASDGTALPTGIQLGLGVRPTSVSMLVQQGTLTQTNGNLDLAIEGKGYLEVTLPSGASGYTRDGGLKLSGDGLIVTSDGYAVAPEITVPSDARSISINADGEVYAYFDDAVEPELLGAFTLAGFTNEKGLEAIGSNLFRETSASGLAFVGAPGEDGRGTLRQGYLENSTVDAVREVTELIEAQRGYELNSKVITAADQMLAATTQVR; encoded by the coding sequence ATGCGTGCATTAAACATTGCAGCCACGGGTATGCTTGCGCAACAAATGCGTGTCGAGACGATCTCGAACAACCTCGCGAACATGTCAACGACGGGTTATAACGCGCGGCGCGCTGAATTCGCAGACCTGCATTATCAACAAATGGCTCATGCGGGGACGATCAATGCCTCGGACGGGACGGCTCTGCCGACTGGCATCCAACTGGGGCTGGGTGTGCGGCCCACGTCTGTCTCAATGCTGGTGCAACAGGGCACTCTGACGCAAACCAACGGTAATTTGGACCTTGCGATTGAAGGCAAGGGGTATCTGGAAGTGACGCTGCCGTCAGGAGCTTCGGGCTACACCCGTGATGGAGGGCTGAAACTATCCGGCGATGGCCTGATTGTCACATCTGATGGCTATGCGGTCGCGCCTGAAATAACGGTTCCAAGTGATGCGCGGTCGATTTCTATCAACGCTGACGGCGAGGTTTATGCCTACTTTGATGATGCTGTTGAACCAGAGCTTTTAGGAGCTTTCACGCTTGCCGGGTTCACCAACGAAAAAGGTCTTGAGGCAATCGGATCGAACCTGTTTCGTGAAACATCTGCCTCTGGTCTCGCATTTGTAGGTGCACCCGGAGAAGATGGGCGCGGTACGCTGCGCCAGGGTTATTTGGAAAACAGCACTGTTGATGCAGTACGCGAGGTCACTGAGTTGATCGAGGCGCAGCGCGGATACGAACTGAATTCAAAGGTCATAACCGCCGCCGATCAGATGTTGGCAGCAACGACCCAGGTGCGGTGA
- a CDS encoding flagellar hook-basal body complex protein, with the protein MDNIGYTSLTRQAGLMREIQSVANNIANASTTGFRREGVVFSEYVNALEPGDSSLSMATGNVRALDLQQGALTQTGGAFDFAIEGDGFFLVEGPSGQFLTRAGSFTPSTEGELATPDGYRLLDGGGSPIFVPPDATSVAVATDGTISVNGRAVAQVGLYAPLDQNDLLHRDGVRFEAPGGIEPAFGDAAILQGFLEGSNVDPIAEVARMIEVQRSYELGQKFLEREDERIRGVLKTVGG; encoded by the coding sequence ATGGACAATATCGGGTACACATCGCTGACGCGCCAAGCTGGATTGATGCGCGAAATACAGAGCGTTGCGAACAACATTGCGAATGCTTCAACCACCGGGTTCCGTCGCGAAGGCGTCGTTTTTTCCGAGTATGTGAACGCGCTCGAACCTGGGGATTCATCGCTGTCAATGGCGACTGGCAATGTGCGGGCGCTTGACCTTCAGCAGGGTGCACTGACCCAAACCGGCGGCGCTTTTGATTTCGCGATCGAAGGCGATGGTTTTTTTCTGGTCGAAGGGCCGTCAGGCCAATTCCTGACCCGGGCTGGTTCTTTTACCCCGTCGACCGAAGGGGAGCTGGCCACACCTGACGGGTATCGCCTGCTGGATGGTGGTGGATCGCCGATCTTTGTTCCGCCAGACGCGACGTCAGTGGCCGTCGCGACAGACGGGACCATTTCGGTCAATGGGCGCGCTGTTGCGCAGGTCGGGCTGTATGCGCCGCTTGACCAAAATGACCTATTGCACCGCGACGGTGTTCGGTTTGAAGCGCCAGGGGGAATTGAGCCCGCATTCGGTGATGCCGCGATTTTGCAGGGTTTTCTCGAGGGGTCAAACGTTGATCCGATCGCCGAAGTTGCGCGCATGATCGAGGTCCAGCGGAGCTATGAATTGGGTCAAAAATTCCTTGAGAGAGAGGACGAGCGTATTCGCGGCGTCCTGAAAACAGTTGGCGGTTAA
- a CDS encoding flagellar biosynthetic protein FliQ, whose product MMDEFIFYDTLRAGLWIAVMISLPILTVALLSGLIVGLFQALTSIQEMTLTFVPKLIAILVVFWGSMGFMTETLVSFFQMRVVPLIAGG is encoded by the coding sequence ATGATGGATGAGTTTATTTTCTACGACACATTGCGGGCCGGGCTTTGGATTGCAGTGATGATTTCGCTTCCGATCCTGACCGTTGCGCTTTTGTCGGGTTTGATTGTTGGCCTGTTCCAAGCGCTGACATCGATACAAGAAATGACGCTGACTTTCGTGCCGAAACTGATTGCGATCCTTGTCGTGTTTTGGGGCAGCATGGGTTTCATGACAGAAACGCTTGTCAGCTTCTTCCAAATGCGGGTCGTCCCGCTGATCGCGGGAGGCTAA
- the fliE gene encoding flagellar hook-basal body complex protein FliE produces the protein MDIRSTLASQQYAASKQATLPTPQSEQSKNPFSAAATSFAATVEQGEKTAMAALSGNADPHALVQALAQTELAVETAVTVRDKVVEAYQEILRMPV, from the coding sequence ATGGACATCAGATCTACGCTCGCCTCGCAACAGTATGCGGCATCCAAACAAGCGACTTTACCAACACCGCAATCCGAACAAAGCAAGAACCCATTTTCGGCGGCGGCAACCAGTTTTGCGGCAACTGTAGAACAGGGCGAGAAGACAGCGATGGCAGCCCTGTCAGGGAACGCGGATCCCCATGCTTTGGTGCAAGCGCTGGCGCAGACTGAACTGGCCGTCGAAACCGCTGTCACGGTGCGCGACAAGGTCGTTGAGGCTTATCAGGAAATTTTGAGGATGCCGGTCTGA
- the flgC gene encoding flagellar basal body rod protein FlgC, whose amino-acid sequence MNDLKASVAAAASGMQSQANRLRHVSENIANADTPGYRRKLASFEAVMDAGQATGAVRSGRVSLDQAALPAIYDPSHPMADETGHYEGSNVDLVIEIADAREAQRSYEANLKMFDQARQMSRGLLELLRR is encoded by the coding sequence ATGAATGACCTAAAAGCTTCCGTCGCCGCCGCCGCATCTGGCATGCAAAGTCAGGCAAACCGCCTGCGCCATGTTTCTGAAAACATCGCCAATGCAGATACGCCCGGATACCGCCGAAAACTGGCCAGTTTCGAAGCCGTCATGGACGCTGGGCAGGCCACTGGCGCTGTGCGGTCTGGGCGTGTTTCGCTGGATCAAGCCGCATTGCCAGCGATTTATGACCCATCACACCCGATGGCAGACGAAACAGGCCACTATGAAGGCTCTAACGTCGACCTTGTCATCGAAATCGCGGACGCTCGCGAAGCCCAGCGCAGCTATGAGGCCAACCTGAAAATGTTCGATCAGGCCCGACAAATGTCTCGTGGCCTTCTTGAACTTCTGCGCCGATAG
- a CDS encoding FlgB family protein has protein sequence MFEKMDILTKAVGLAKHAAARQSVIAQNVANADTPGYRAKDIASFADTFRTDDGSALRTTRARHLSGGAAAGHADLDPQTVFRAGAMSPNGNSVALEAEMMAAAEAKRDHDLALTVYKTSLGIMRTALGRR, from the coding sequence ATGTTTGAAAAAATGGATATCTTAACTAAGGCTGTGGGGTTGGCAAAACATGCCGCTGCACGCCAGTCGGTGATCGCGCAGAATGTCGCGAATGCTGATACACCCGGATACCGGGCGAAAGATATTGCGTCTTTTGCCGACACGTTCCGTACGGATGATGGCAGTGCGCTGCGTACCACGCGCGCGCGCCACCTATCGGGGGGTGCCGCCGCAGGGCACGCCGACTTAGATCCACAAACCGTTTTTCGAGCGGGTGCGATGTCGCCCAACGGAAATTCTGTCGCGCTGGAGGCTGAGATGATGGCCGCCGCTGAGGCCAAGCGCGATCACGATTTGGCCCTGACAGTCTATAAGACGTCACTTGGCATTATGCGCACAGCGCTGGGCCGTAGGTGA
- a CDS encoding FliI/YscN family ATPase, which yields MAQLGFEQLAAEIASVRPVADVGRIAEIGRGTLQVCGLSTVAAQADLVEIKPKTGRARRGEILNLSAESVTVLPDGDVEGLQIGDQVFLHGRAEIAPDDSWIGRVIDPMGQALDGKPILRGARVSPLRGQTSNPTERRALGARLETGLAAFNTFLPIVRGQRIGLFAGSGVGKSTLLAKLARGVQADVVVIALIGERGREVKEFVDRVLGPEGMKRAVVVAATSDQSPMVRRRCGWAAMTVAEHFRDQGQHVLFLADSVTRYAEAHREIALAAGEGGNLRGFPPSTAQQITTLCERAGPGSGAAGDITAIFSVLVAGSDMEEPVADILRGVLDGHVVLDRNIAERGRFPAIDLLRSVSRALPEAATDAENALISRGRKLLGQYNRSEMMIQAGLYTAGSDQALDEAIAAWPDLDAFLTETEPKDSAASFHRLSSCMET from the coding sequence GTGGCCCAGTTAGGATTCGAACAACTCGCCGCCGAGATTGCGTCCGTACGCCCCGTCGCAGATGTCGGTCGTATCGCCGAGATCGGGCGCGGCACTTTGCAGGTCTGCGGTCTTTCGACGGTTGCCGCGCAGGCCGATCTGGTCGAGATCAAGCCCAAAACGGGACGCGCACGGAGGGGCGAGATCCTGAACCTGTCAGCGGAATCCGTAACTGTCCTGCCTGACGGAGACGTCGAGGGGTTGCAAATAGGAGATCAGGTCTTCCTGCACGGCCGCGCTGAGATCGCCCCTGATGACAGTTGGATCGGCCGCGTGATTGACCCGATGGGGCAAGCACTGGATGGCAAGCCGATCTTGCGGGGCGCGCGTGTATCACCATTGCGGGGTCAGACCTCCAATCCCACCGAACGTCGCGCATTGGGGGCGCGGCTGGAAACCGGGTTGGCGGCGTTCAACACCTTCTTGCCAATTGTACGGGGCCAACGGATCGGGCTTTTTGCAGGATCAGGCGTCGGTAAATCGACTTTGCTGGCGAAGCTCGCACGCGGGGTACAAGCCGATGTGGTTGTGATCGCACTGATTGGCGAGCGCGGGCGCGAGGTCAAAGAATTTGTCGATCGCGTTCTGGGCCCCGAAGGGATGAAGCGGGCCGTGGTTGTTGCCGCGACCTCTGACCAATCGCCGATGGTGCGACGCAGATGCGGTTGGGCTGCAATGACGGTCGCCGAGCATTTCCGTGATCAGGGTCAGCACGTCTTGTTTCTGGCCGACAGCGTCACCCGCTATGCCGAAGCGCATCGTGAAATCGCATTGGCTGCTGGCGAAGGCGGCAATCTGCGCGGGTTCCCCCCATCCACTGCCCAGCAAATCACGACGCTTTGCGAGCGGGCGGGACCCGGGTCAGGCGCAGCTGGCGATATCACCGCGATCTTTTCGGTTCTGGTCGCCGGATCGGATATGGAGGAGCCGGTTGCCGACATCCTACGTGGTGTTCTGGACGGGCATGTTGTTCTAGACCGCAATATTGCCGAGAGGGGGCGGTTCCCCGCGATCGATTTGCTGCGATCAGTTTCTCGTGCTTTGCCGGAAGCGGCGACTGATGCAGAGAACGCGCTGATCTCGCGGGGCCGCAAGTTACTTGGCCAGTACAACCGGTCCGAGATGATGATCCAGGCCGGGCTTTACACTGCAGGCTCCGATCAAGCCCTGGACGAAGCCATTGCCGCATGGCCCGACTTGGACGCTTTCCTGACCGAGACTGAGCCAAAAGACAGTGCAGCAAGTTTTCATCGCCTTTCTAGCTGTATGGAGACTTAA
- a CDS encoding DUF1217 domain-containing protein, translating to MGGAAGWAFLQRTQAAQQKAFNASPEIQRDTQYFEDNIAKVKNSADLMDDRRLLRVALGAYGLGGDLNSTYFIKKVLDDGTLDQGDLANKLSDKRYLEFAKDFGFGDYGIPRTQISNFGSDVAAAYRLKQFEIAVGQQDPDMRLAMTLDSQLAEVVSGSGSDDTKWYKIMGNPPLREVFQTAFGLPAAFGAVDIDQQLSTFRSKANRYFGDSTVDQFSQQSKKDELNRLFLVRSQIASGAASMSSGSIALSLLQNL from the coding sequence ATGGGTGGCGCTGCGGGATGGGCCTTCTTGCAAAGAACTCAAGCTGCGCAACAAAAAGCCTTCAACGCCTCGCCAGAGATCCAGCGAGACACGCAGTATTTCGAAGACAATATTGCGAAGGTGAAGAACAGTGCAGACCTTATGGATGATCGCCGCTTGTTGCGCGTGGCGTTGGGGGCCTATGGTCTGGGTGGTGACCTTAACAGCACGTATTTTATCAAAAAGGTCTTGGATGATGGGACGCTTGATCAAGGCGATCTGGCCAACAAGCTTTCTGACAAGCGGTATCTGGAATTTGCCAAAGACTTCGGGTTTGGCGACTATGGTATCCCAAGAACGCAGATATCGAATTTCGGTTCCGATGTTGCCGCCGCTTACCGCCTGAAGCAATTCGAGATCGCGGTCGGGCAGCAGGATCCGGATATGCGGCTGGCTATGACGTTGGACAGCCAGTTAGCGGAAGTTGTCAGCGGCTCAGGATCTGACGACACCAAATGGTATAAGATCATGGGAAACCCGCCACTGCGCGAAGTTTTCCAAACAGCCTTTGGTCTGCCTGCTGCCTTTGGGGCGGTGGACATTGATCAGCAGCTCAGTACATTTCGCAGCAAGGCAAATCGTTATTTCGGCGACAGTACCGTCGATCAGTTTTCCCAACAGAGTAAAAAAGATGAACTCAACCGGCTTTTCCTCGTGCGGTCGCAAATTGCGTCCGGCGCCGCATCCATGTCCAGTGGTTCAATAGCTTTGAGTTTACTGCAAAACTTGTAG
- the flbT gene encoding flagellar biosynthesis repressor FlbT, with translation MSGLVLKLSPKERVLINGAVIENGDRRSRLSIVTPNANILRLRDAIHPENANTPVRRVCYIAQLVLSGDATKEDARLQLLRGIEQLSQVLTDIDSRDLLSKSTSAVLEDQYYIALKHLRALLPREDRLLGGRLS, from the coding sequence ATGAGTGGTCTTGTTTTGAAGCTAAGCCCGAAAGAACGTGTTCTCATCAATGGGGCCGTTATCGAAAACGGCGACCGCCGCTCGCGTTTGTCCATCGTGACGCCAAATGCAAACATTCTACGCTTGCGCGATGCCATCCATCCGGAGAACGCCAATACGCCCGTTCGCCGGGTCTGTTACATAGCGCAACTGGTGCTGTCCGGCGACGCCACGAAGGAAGATGCGCGTCTGCAGTTGTTACGCGGGATTGAACAGCTCAGTCAGGTCCTGACTGACATCGATAGCCGTGATTTGTTGTCCAAATCGACAAGCGCAGTTCTGGAGGATCAGTACTATATTGCGCTGAAGCACCTTAGGGCATTGCTGCCAAGAGAAGATCGTCTTTTGGGCGGACGCCTTTCATGA
- the flaF gene encoding flagellar biosynthesis regulator FlaF, with protein MNAVALAKTAYNSSSRAPLRTSRGTEYEAFAKVTHQLGRAQTSNFAELAAALHENRRLWTLLAADVAGEGNGLPDDLRARVFYLAEFTADHSRKVLSEGADAAVLVEINTAVMRGLRQSEGVA; from the coding sequence GTGAACGCTGTTGCCTTGGCCAAAACGGCCTATAACTCCTCTTCCCGCGCGCCACTCCGCACGTCTCGCGGTACCGAATACGAAGCCTTTGCGAAAGTTACTCATCAGTTGGGTCGCGCTCAAACGTCAAACTTCGCTGAACTTGCCGCGGCTCTCCACGAAAATCGACGGCTTTGGACTTTGCTGGCGGCTGACGTTGCTGGCGAAGGCAATGGATTGCCAGACGATCTGCGCGCCCGCGTGTTTTACCTTGCCGAGTTCACCGCTGACCACAGTCGCAAAGTGCTATCAGAGGGAGCAGACGCTGCGGTTCTGGTTGAGATCAATACAGCTGTAATGCGCGGTCTGCGTCAATCGGAGGGTGTGGCATGA